The Solea solea chromosome 19, fSolSol10.1, whole genome shotgun sequence genome has a window encoding:
- the LOC131445943 gene encoding endophilin-B2-like isoform X2, translating to MDFNVKKLASDAGVFFTRAMQFTEEKLGQAEKTELDQHLENLIIRGDSTKNWTEKILRQTEVLLQPNPSARIEEFIYDKLDKKIPSRTTNAELLGQYMLDAATDFGPEAPYGQTLITVGEYQKRLGGAEREFIHTSATTFLSPLRNFLEGDWKTISKERRLLENRRLDLDICKARVRKAKQAEAKAALLSEEVDKAEHELRVAQTEFDRQAEVTRLLLEGISSTHLNHLRCLQDFAEAQATYYAQCHQYMQELQRELHRRTNTVGAPHPPATAAAGPNPASSAFLSGPSSSADTSSPLSGQKAPGTLSAEQLAVTGTRKAKVLYDYDAHDGSELSLLADELITVYTVPGMDPDWLIGERGNEKGKVPVTYLELLS from the exons ATGGATTTCAACGTGAAGAAACTCGCCTCCGATGCAGGGGTTTTCTTCACCAGGGCGATGCAG TtcacagaggagaagctggGCCAGGCTGAGAAAACCGAGCTGGACCAGCACCTGGAGAACCTCATCATCCGAGGTGACAGCACCAAGAACTGGACCGAGAAGATCCTCCGACAAACCGAGGTTCTCCTGCAGCCCAATCCCA GTGCTCGAATAGAGGAGTTTATCTATGACAAACTGGACAAGAAGATTCCCTCCAGGACGACCAACGCCGAGCTGCTGGGACAGTACATGCTGGACGCTGCCACAGACTTTGGACCCGAGGCGCCATATG GTCAGACCCTGATCACAGTGGGAGAGTACCAGAAGAGACTGGGCGGAGCTGAACGGGAGTTCATCCACACGTCTGCCACCACCTTCCTATCTCCTCTGCGTAACTTCCTGGAGGGAGACTGGAAAACCATATCG AAAGAGCGGCGGCTGCTGGAGAATCGACGGCTGGATCTGGACATCTGCAAGGCGCGTGTGAGGAAGGCGAAGCAGGCGGAAGCAAAAGCCGCG CTGCTGAGCGAGGAGGTCGACAAA GCGGAGCATGAACTCCGTGTGGCCCAGACGGAGTTTGACCGGCAGGCCGAGGTCACTCGTCTGCTGCTGGAGGGAATCAGCAGCACGCAT CTCAACCACCTGCGCTGTTTGCAGGATTTCGCAGAAGCTCAGGCCACGTACTACGCTCAGTGTCACCAATACATGCAGGAGCTGCAGAGGGAGCTCCACCG ACGTACGAATACCGTGGGCGCCCCGCACCCCCCGGCCACAGCTGCCGCCGGCCCCAATCCAGCCTCGTCTGCTTTCCTGTCTGGACCCTCATCCTCCGCAGACACAAGCTCACCTCTGTCTGGCCAAAAGGCTCCGGGAACGCTGTCTGCCGAGCAGCTGGCGGTCACAGGCACGAGAAAGGCCAAGGTCCTGTACGACTATGATGCTCACGATGGCAGCGAGCTCTCCCTGTTGGCAGATGAG CTCATCACTGTTTACACCGTACCGGGAATGGATCCTGATTGGTTGATTGGAGAACGTGGAAACGAGAAGGGCAAAGTCCCGGTCACCTACCTCGAACTTCTGAGCTAA
- the LOC131445943 gene encoding endophilin-B2-like isoform X1 — MDFNVKKLASDAGVFFTRAMQFTEEKLGQAEKTELDQHLENLIIRGDSTKNWTEKILRQTEVLLQPNPSARIEEFIYDKLDKKIPSRTTNAELLGQYMLDAATDFGPEAPYGQTLITVGEYQKRLGGAEREFIHTSATTFLSPLRNFLEGDWKTISKERRLLENRRLDLDICKARVRKAKQAEAKAAAEPDFQETRPRNYVLSASASALLSEEVDKAEHELRVAQTEFDRQAEVTRLLLEGISSTHLNHLRCLQDFAEAQATYYAQCHQYMQELQRELHRRTNTVGAPHPPATAAAGPNPASSAFLSGPSSSADTSSPLSGQKAPGTLSAEQLAVTGTRKAKVLYDYDAHDGSELSLLADELITVYTVPGMDPDWLIGERGNEKGKVPVTYLELLS, encoded by the exons ATGGATTTCAACGTGAAGAAACTCGCCTCCGATGCAGGGGTTTTCTTCACCAGGGCGATGCAG TtcacagaggagaagctggGCCAGGCTGAGAAAACCGAGCTGGACCAGCACCTGGAGAACCTCATCATCCGAGGTGACAGCACCAAGAACTGGACCGAGAAGATCCTCCGACAAACCGAGGTTCTCCTGCAGCCCAATCCCA GTGCTCGAATAGAGGAGTTTATCTATGACAAACTGGACAAGAAGATTCCCTCCAGGACGACCAACGCCGAGCTGCTGGGACAGTACATGCTGGACGCTGCCACAGACTTTGGACCCGAGGCGCCATATG GTCAGACCCTGATCACAGTGGGAGAGTACCAGAAGAGACTGGGCGGAGCTGAACGGGAGTTCATCCACACGTCTGCCACCACCTTCCTATCTCCTCTGCGTAACTTCCTGGAGGGAGACTGGAAAACCATATCG AAAGAGCGGCGGCTGCTGGAGAATCGACGGCTGGATCTGGACATCTGCAAGGCGCGTGTGAGGAAGGCGAAGCAGGCGGAAGCAAAAGCCGCG GCTGAACCTGATTTTCAGGAGACGAGGCCACGAAATTATGTTCTGTCCGCCAGTGCATCAGCG CTGCTGAGCGAGGAGGTCGACAAA GCGGAGCATGAACTCCGTGTGGCCCAGACGGAGTTTGACCGGCAGGCCGAGGTCACTCGTCTGCTGCTGGAGGGAATCAGCAGCACGCAT CTCAACCACCTGCGCTGTTTGCAGGATTTCGCAGAAGCTCAGGCCACGTACTACGCTCAGTGTCACCAATACATGCAGGAGCTGCAGAGGGAGCTCCACCG ACGTACGAATACCGTGGGCGCCCCGCACCCCCCGGCCACAGCTGCCGCCGGCCCCAATCCAGCCTCGTCTGCTTTCCTGTCTGGACCCTCATCCTCCGCAGACACAAGCTCACCTCTGTCTGGCCAAAAGGCTCCGGGAACGCTGTCTGCCGAGCAGCTGGCGGTCACAGGCACGAGAAAGGCCAAGGTCCTGTACGACTATGATGCTCACGATGGCAGCGAGCTCTCCCTGTTGGCAGATGAG CTCATCACTGTTTACACCGTACCGGGAATGGATCCTGATTGGTTGATTGGAGAACGTGGAAACGAGAAGGGCAAAGTCCCGGTCACCTACCTCGAACTTCTGAGCTAA
- the zer1 gene encoding protein zer-1 homolog, whose translation MAAKAGDNPESLMTLATVYCLRNLRRTMCYQGFRNKLCLRSDIFLPSEICDKLVNTYMELVHTDSNFEPEESFFQLFSDPRSTRLTRVQLREEFVRDRDLEAIKKQDLIELHLTYCNSLSSRSLKALTCFRETLVSLCLFGCSLIFYRKGGAPLACNEDSDDEDAESPVSRQALETDFNFQGFNRLRLLNLGGLPDEVDAETLLKPLKSLTSLDLSNVQLAGTTFLTQWKDRLASLVLYNVDLSEELVSTVVELVNLRHLDISRESRRTSKFKMTRKILAAVVQRLVNLVSLDISGHIMLDNCTVPHFEEAMGRPSIEPCKSSIYPFQELKRPLQFLGLYDTTLCNVTHIPACKVTGSKNEDQVLNAIESYTEFRPELAHRAINQLFDIARIQHCSQLLRALQLVIAALKCHKYDKSIQVTGSAALFYLTNTEYRSDQSVRLRREVIQVVLNGMEQYQEVTVQRNCCLTLCNFSIPEELEFQYTRVNQLLLKILEPARQDESIQRIAVHLCNALVCQVDNHHKEAVGKMGFVKTMLNLIQKKLQDRICDQVMEFSWSALWNITDETPDNCQMFLNCRGMNLFLECLQEFPDKQELHRNMLGLLGNVAEVKALRPQLLTPQFITVFSNLLDSKADGIEVSYNACGVLSHIMFDGPEVWSMEDPRRDAVMDKMWDAIQSWDVSSRRNINYRSFEPILRLLPQSIAPVSQHWATWALYNLVSVYPSKYCPLLIKEGGISLLEKVLELDSSHPDTKDMARKVMGLCESFIEDPMETNHGQEANYGQRG comes from the exons ATGGCAGCCAAAGCAGGAGACAACCCCGAGAGCCTCATGACCCTGGCTACGGTCTACTGCCTGAGGAACCTCAGGAGGACCATGTGCTACCAGGGGTTTAGAAACAAGCTCTGCTTGCGCTCAGACATCTTCCTTCCCAGTGAAATCTGTGACAAGTTGGTCAACAC ATACATGGAGTTGGTGCACACAGACAGTAACTTTGAACCCGAGGAGAGCTTCTTCCAGCTATTCTCGGACCCTCGAAGCACCAGGCTGACCAGGGTACAGCTGAGAGAAGAGTTTGTACGGGACAGAGATCTGGAGGCCATTAAGAAACAG GACCTGATTGAGCTCCACCTCACCTACTGCAACAGTCTGTCCTCCCGCAGCTTGAAAGCACTAACCTGCTTCCGTGAGACCCTGGTGTCACTTTGTCTTTTCGGCTGCAGCCTCATCTTCTACAGGAAAGGCGGCGCCCCTCTCGCCTGTAACGAAGACTCAGATGACGAGGACGCGGAGAGTCCCGTATCTAGGCAAGCACTGGAGACGGACTTTAACTTCCAGGGTTTTAATCGCCTCAGGTTGCTCAACCTGGGCGGCCTGCCCGATGAGGTGGACGCCGAGACGCTGCTCAAACCCCTGAAGTCGCTCACCTCGCTAGATCTGTCCAATGTACAGTTGGCGGGGACGACTTTTCTCACCCAGTGGAAAGACAGATTGGCCTCGCTTGTTCTCTATAATGTGGACCTGTCGGAGGAGTTGGTCAGTACAGTGGTGGAGCTTGTTAATCTCAG GCATCTTGACATCTCACGGGAGAGCAGACGGACCTCCAAATTCAAGATGACCAGGAAGATCCTGGCGGCGGTCGTTCAGCGTCTGGTCAACCTGGTGTCTCTGGACATCTCGGGTCACATTATGCTAGACAACTGCACAGTTCCACACTTTGAAGAAGCAATGGGGCGACCGAG CATCGAGCCGTGTAAGAGCAGCATCTATCCTTTCCAGGAGCTGAAGAGGCCGCTGCAGTTTCTGGGCTTGTATGACACCACCCTCTGTAACGTGACACACATCCCTGCCTGTAAG gTGACAGGATCAAAGAATGAAGATCAGGTCCTCAACGCCATTGAGTCTTACACGGAGTTCCGCCCTGAACTCGCACACAGAGCCATCAATCAGCTGTTTGACATCGCCAGGATACAACACTGCAGCCAGCTGCTCCGAGCTCTGCAG CTGGTCATCGCGGCGTTGAAGTGCCATAAATACGACAAGAGCATCCAGGTGACCGGCAGCGCCGCTCTCTTCTACCTGACCAACACCGAGTACCGCAGCGACCAGAGTGTGCGGCTGCGCAGGGAGGTCATTCAGGTGGTGCTGAACGGAATGGAACAGTACCAGGAGGTCACG GTCCAGAGGAACTGCTGTTTGACCCTGTGTAACTTCAGTATCCCCGAGGAGCTGGAGTTCCAGTACACGCGGGTCaaccagctgctgctgaagatccTGGAGCCGGCGCGTCAGGACGAGTCCATCCAGAGGATCGCCGTCCACCTGTGCAACGCTCTGGTCTGTCAGGTGGACAACCATCACAAGGAAGCTGTGGGGAAGATGGGCTTTGTTAAG acaatgttgaatttaattcaGAAGAAGCTCCAGGACAGAATA TGTGACCAGGTGATGGAGTTCTCCTGGAGCGCTCTGTGGAACATCACCGACGAGACGCCCGACAACTGTCAGATGTTCCTCAACTGCCGGGGCATGAATCTCTTCCTGGAGTGTTTACAG GAGTTTCCAGATAAGCAGGAGCTTCACCGCAACATGCTGGGGCTTCTGGGAAACGTGGCCGAGGTCAAAGCTCTGCGGCCACAGCTGCTCACCCCACAGTTTATCACCGTGTTCAG CAACCTTCTGGACAGCAAAGCTGACGGCATCGAGGTGTCGTACAACGCGTGCGGCGTCCTCTCACACATCATGTTTGACGGACCCGAGGTTTGGTCCATGGAGGATCCGCGCAGAGACGCCGTGATGGACAAGATGTGGGACGCCATCCAGAGCTGGGACGTGAGCTCGCGCCGCAACATCAACTACAG atCGTTTGAGCCAATTCTGCGTCTGCTGCCTCAGAGCATCGCGCCGGTCAGTCAGCACTGGGCCACGTGGGCGCTCTACAACCTGGTGTCCGTTTACC CGAGCAAATATTGCCCCCTGCTGATAAAGGAAGGAGGAATTAGTCTTTTGGAGAAAGTTCTGGAACTGGACAGCTCACATCCAGACACAAAGGACATGGCCAG GAAAGTGATGGGCCTGTGCGAAAGCTTCATAGAGGATCCAATGGAGACGAACCACGGACAGGAGGCAAACTACGGACAGAGAGGTTGA